AACGTCATGACGCATCGCGCCGTGACGCCGCAGGCCAAGCCGTTCAATCTGCCGCTGGAAGAGTGAACACCTGTCCCGGATAGATCAGATGCGGGTTGCGGATCAGCTCGCGGTTGGCCTCGAAGACGCGCACATAAAGCACGCCCTGCCCATAGCTGTCCCGCGCGATCGCCCAAAGCGTATTGCCGGGCTGGATCGTCACCTGTTCCGCCGGCCCTAGCGCGGCGGTCTGCGCGGCGGCGATACGTTCGGGGGTTTCGCGTTCAAAGGGCGTCTCGACCCGGCTCAGCACCTCACCGGCGTCATCCACCTCGTCCAGACGCAGGCTGTAGACGCCCGGCTCGACCTCGGTCAGGCGGGACTCCCATTCTCCTGAGGCGCCAACATCGACCGTCGCGCGCAAGATGCCGTCGAGGTAACAGCGCACGTAACCACCGGGTCGCGCCAACCCGCTGAGGACCACGGCACCATTGGCGTCATAGGCAATCGTGCTCAGCTCGACACCGCTGATTCCGGTGGGCGCATCCGATTGTTGCAGCACCTGAACGCCGTCGCCTTCGGCCATGAGAACCGTTGGCACCGGGGCCGCAGCGGCGACAACCTGCGGCGCCTCGACAGAACCCGCGGGTTCGACCGGGCTGGCCGGACTGTCGGTGGCTTGCGGTGTCTCTGCCGCCAAGGCGGCGATTTCGGGTTCGGCTTCCGACGTGGTTGCGGGCTGCGCCGCCGCTGTAACCACAGGGGCCAGGATCACCTGCTGATCGGCCAGCGTATCGGCGATGCCATCGGCGCCGACGCCCTGAAGCGTCATGACCTGAGCAGCCTGCCCCGGGGTGATATCCAGAAAACTGACAAAGCGCCCATCGGCCCCGGCGAGCGAGCGGTCGATTTCCACCCCGTCCAGTTGGATCGAAACCGAGGTATTGGGTGCCGCCTGCCCTGCGACCAGCGCGGTCCCGTCGCCTTCCATCCGCACGATGTCGAAGCTGGGGGCGACGGCGGTCTGCTCCGCTTCGACGTCGGGGACCGGCACAGGCGCGGCGGGTTCGGCAATCTCTTCCGCTACCGGGGCGACGGGATCAGGAGACAAGTCATCGGAAACGGCGGCATCTTCGGGCGGGATTTCCGCGGCCTGTGCGGCGGTTTCAGGCGGCGTGACAGCGGCCAACTGTCGGGCTTCTGCGGCGTCCGGCGCGGGCTGCGGGGCGTCCACTTCTGTCGCGATTTCGCTGGCCGGGGCGGGCGCCGGCTTCCCGCCATCCTGCGGGCCGATCCAGCCGAAAAAGATCGCGGCACCGCCGGTCGCAAGTCCCCCTGCCACGACGGCAAAGGCTGGCAAACCAAAGTTCTCCGCAAGTTTCACGACAGATGTCCCCGATAGTCCTCATGCAGCGCGCCCATCCGGGCGGTTGAGCACTCATATCAACAAGGCTATCACCGGTCAAAAGACATTGAACCCAAGGGGCCGTTTGAAATGACAAAAGCATCCATCTGTGTCTATTGCGGCTCACGCCCAGGCGTGAACCCGGCTTATGTGCAGGAAGCCCGCGCGCTTGGGGCCGGGCTGGCGCCGCGCGACTGGCGGCTGGTCTACGGGGCCGGCGATGTGGGGCTGATGGGCGAAGTGGCCCGTGCGGCCCAAACTGCGGGGGCCGAGACCTTTGGCGTGATCCCCACCCACCTGCTGGACTGGGAAGTCGGCAAGCGCGACCTCACCCGGTTCGTTGTCACCGAGACGATGCACGAACGCAAGAAGGTCATGTTCGTCAATTCCGACGCCGTGGTCGTCCTGCCGGGCGGCGGCGGAACGCTGGATGAATTCTTCGAGGTGCTGACCTGGCGCCAGTTGGGTCTGCATGCCAAGCCCATCGTGCTGGTCAACGTGGACGGGTACTGGGATCCCCTGCTGGACATGATCGAGAACATCGTCACCCAGGGGTTCACCGACCGGGCCGTGGCGGAAATGATCACGCCGGTTGGAGATGCCGAGGGCGCGCTGAACGCCCTCGGCCAGTTGCTGCCTTAAATCAGCTGCTTGCCTCGGCCATCTCGGCCTTCAGCAGCTTTTCGATTTCGGGGACCGGGTGATTGGTCAGGCTCTTGGGCACTTCGCCGATCACCTTGTCCGCGACTTCCTTGTGGATCGACTTGCGCAGTTCGCCCAGGGTCTTGGGCGGCGCGACCAGCACGATCTTGTCGAAGGCCCCGCGATGCGCCAGACGATAGAGGATATCCGCCATCTCGTCGGCAAAGCGTTCCTTCGCAAGCTCGTGCCAGTCGGTGTCATCCATGGCAGAGCGTTGGCCGACGCCGTTGTCGGACTTGCGACCGGGGCGATTGGCGCTTTGTTCACGGTCCGAGGGGTTTTCCTGCTCTTCCTTGCGGATCACCTCAAGGTTGGGGTTCTCGGCATCGGTGATGTTGCGCAGAAAGATCGCCTTTTCGCCGTCGGCCACCATGACCCAGCAATCATTGGGAATATCGGTCATTACACCTTCTCCTTGTCGCCGGAACCGTTCTGATCCTGGGCCAGGGGCCGGGTATGTTCGCCCGGCGTGGTGTCGAGGCCCTTCTTTTCGTCGCGGGTACCGACCTTGGTCTGCAATTCGCCGCCCTTGCGACCCTGCTGACCTGCAGGTTCCATGTTCTCGGGGGCTTCGCCAAGGATCTCCTCGGTGTCGCGGCTGCCGTCCTTCGATCTGACGCGTTCGGCCATCTTGCTCCTCACTTTCTTTACGTGCGTTGCAGGGATGAAACGCGCCCCGGTCGCCATCCGTTCCCTTGCGCATATCGGATCGGCGCCTGACCGCCGCGAAGGGAACCGGGGCACTGAAACGCAAAACGGCGCGGGAAAACCCGCGCCGTTTCAATCAGGTAGAAGCCGACGCTCACATACGCGAGGCGACGTTTTCCCAGTTCACCAGCTTGTCGAGGAAGTTCGACAGGTAGGCGGGACGCTTGTTGCGGAAGTCGATGTAGTAGGAGTGTTCCCACACGTCGCAACCCAGCAGAGCGGTCTGGCCGAAGCACAGCGGGTTGACGCCGTTTTCGGTCTTGGTGACCTTCAGGCTGCCATCGGTGTCCTTGACGAGCCAGGCCCAGCCGGAGCCGAACTGGCCGGCACCCGCGGCCGAGAAATCTTCCTTGAACTTGTCGACCGACCCGAAGGCTTCGACCAGCGCCTTTTCAAGCTCGCCCGGCATGGCCGAGGTGCCCGGACCCATCATTTCCCAGAACTGGTTGTGGTTCCAGAACTGCGAGGCGTTGTTGAAGATACCGTTCTGGGCGACGGCGTTCGCGTCGTAGGTGCCCTTGATGATCTCTTCGACGGATTTGCCTTCCCACTCGGTCCCGGCAATCGCCTTGTTGCCGTTGTCGACATAGGCCTTGTGGTGAATGTCGTGGTGATATTCCAGCGTTTCCTTGGACATGCCGAGATCGGCAAGTGCGTCGTGGGCATAAGGAAGATCGGGAAGTTCAAAAGCCATTTTGGGGCCTCCTTTGCTTGGAGTTAACAAATTCTCTGCGGCATAGATGGTATTCCTCGCCCCCGAAGGTCAAGGGCATTTCCCCCAGCTTTCCTGCACAGGCACCCCTTGGCCCTCTGCAAGCTGCGGGAAAGGGCCGGTGGGCGGGGATCAGCCGTAAAGCCCGACGATCCCGTCTTCGCGTGCCGCATCGCAAAGGATGGTAAAGACATATTCGGCAACGGAGCGGAAGCAGACCAGTTCGATCCGGCCGGGGACCGGGCACCAGAAGGCGGCGGCGACCTGACCCAGATGCGTGCGGCGGATTTCCCCGATGGCGAAGGCGTCCGGATCCATGTCCACCGGGGCCAGCTTGGCGATGACCTCGCGCACCAGACCATCCGGTCCGATCAGCGAAAACAGGCTGCGGGCATGGCTGACCTCGACGGCGCTCAGGGCCGGGTCGCTCATGTCGGCAGCAAAGCGCGCCATGGCGGCGCCCGTCTCGGCCAGCGGAAGGCTGACCAGCAATTCATCGGGCGACATCCAGGCGATGGCGGCCTCGCCCTGTGCCGAGATCCCGCGCCGGTCCGGCATGACACAGCCGGTGACGGCAGTGGCCACGCGGCGCAGGCTTTGGTCGGTCAGATCTCCGCGCAGGGTGATCATGCCGCGCAGCGGTTCTTCGGTCACACGCACGTAGCCGTCGAAATGCGCGCCGTTCAGGGCATTTACCGGGGCCGGTCCCATCAGATCAGACATTCTGCTTTTCTCCTGCCTTGTCGTAGAACACCGGGTCCACGACCTTTGCCTTGACCGACCCGCCGGCCAGCTTGGTGACATCCACCGTCTCGCCCATCCGCTCGGGTCCGCGTTTCAGCAGCGCCATGGCGATGCCACGGTTCAGCGTCGGCGAATGATAGGTCGAGGTGACCCGACCTTGCATGTTGCGCTGATCCTTGTCGTTCTGACCCACGTCGAGGATATAGGCGCCGTCCTCGATCACGGAGCCGTCGACAGTTTCCAGCCCGACCAGCTTCCAGCGTTCGGCGTCCTCGAAATGGCTGCGCAGCTGGCCGCGCTTGCCGATGAAATCGTCCTTCTTCTTCGAAATCGCCCAGTTCAGCCCAAGGTCCTGCGGGATCACCGTGCCATCGGTTTCATCCCCGATCATGATGAAGCCCTTTTCGGCGCGCAGCACATGCAGCGCCTCGGTCCCGTAGGGCACGGCGTCAAAGCCGCGACCGGCGGCGACCAGTTCATCCCACAGCGCACGGCCCTGCCCGGCGGGCACGGCCAGTTCATAGCTAAGCTCGCCCGAGAAGGAGATCCGGTAGATCCGCACCGGAATGCCCCCGACCAGACGGTCGGCCCAGGCCATGAAGGGCAGCGCCTCGGCGGAAATTTCGGGCGTGCCGAGCACCTCGAGCAATTGCCGCGCCTGGGGGCCGACAACGGCGATCTGCGCGTATTGCTCGGTCACGTTGACCACGTGGACCTTCAGGTCCCACCATTCGGTCTGCAACCATTCCTCCATATGGGCATGGACGTTTTCGGCCCCGCCGGTGGTGGTGTGGACAAGGAAGCTGTGCTCATCCAGCCGCGCCACGACGCCGTCATCCATCAGGAAGCCGTTCTCGTTGCAGACCAGACCGTAGCGGCAGCGCCCCGGCTTCAGGGTCGACATCATGTTGGTGTAGATGAGGTCCAGGAACTTGCCCGCATCCGGCCCGCGCACGATCAGCTTGCCAAGGGTCGAGGCATCCAGAAGCCCGACCCGTTCGCGCACCGCCGTCACTTCGCGGGCGACCGCATCGGCGTGACTTTCGCCCGCCTTGGGATAGCAATAGGGCCGCCGCCAATGGCCGACCGGTTCCCAGTGGGCGCCGTTGGCCTCGTGCCAGTCGTAAAGCGGCGTCTTGCGCAGCGGCTGGAAGGCCGCGTCGCGCGCCGATCCGGCAATCGCACCCATCGAGATCGGCGTATAGGGCGGGCGGAAGGTCGTGGTTCCGACCTCGGGGATGGTCACGTTCAGTTCCTTGGACAGGATCGCCAGACCGTTGATGTTGGACAGCTTACCCTGATCCGTCGCCATGCCGAGCGTCGTATAGCGCTTGGCATGTTCGACGCTTTCAAAGCCTTCGGCGGCCGCCAGTTGGACATCCGTCACCTTCACGTCGTTCTGGAAATCGAGCCAGCTTTTCGAGCGCAGCTTGTAATCCGCTCCTTCGGGCATGACCCAGGCCGGGGCCAGCGGGATCTCGGCCGGCTCAGTCACCTGCGCGGGCTGGTGATCGCCCGGCGCAAGGCCAAGGCGTTCGCAGGCCAGGCGCCCGGCTTCGCCCGCATCGCCCAGGGTTTCCGACAGGGTCTGCGCGCCACTGGCCGCCCCGGCCGTCAGCACGAAGGGCGTGCCTTCACCGCCCGTGGGGGCACGGGACGGGTCGGGGCGGAACATCGCGCGGTCGTCGTCCCAGATCAGCTTGCCGCCGCAATGGGACCACAGGTGCACCGCCGGGGACCATCCGCCGGACATGGCCACGGCGTCGCAAGGGATTTCCTCGATCACGGCGCCGGACCCGGCCTGGGCGCAAAGCGCCACGCCGGTGACCCGCTTGCCGCCCGAAACATGGGCCACGGCACGGCCGTTTTCGACACGGATGCCAGCTTCGCGGGCCTGGAAAGCCAACGCGCCGCCGCCCGCCGGGCGCATGTCGATCACCGCCGCCACGTCCAGCCCGGCCTGCCTGACTGCAAGGGCGGTCCGATAGGCGTCGTCGTTGTTGGTCACGATGACCACACGGTCCCCGACCGCCACGCCGTAATCGCAGATGTAATCGCGCAGCGCCCCGGCCAGCATCACGCCGGGAACATCGTTGCCCGCAAAGGCGATCGGGCGTTCGATCGCGCCGGTCGCCACCATCACCTGACGCGCCCGGATGCGCCACAAGCGGTGACGCGGCCCGGCCTTGTCGCCAAGGTGATCGGTCAGCCGTTCATACCCCAGCACATAGCCGTGATCATAGACCCCCGCCCCCATGCAGCGCAGCCGCAGGGTGACATTTGGCATCGCGGTCAGTTCGGCCACCATTGCGGTGACATGATCGGCCACCGACGTACCCCCGACCTCGCCCCCACTCACCGGGGCGCGACCGCCCCAGTGTGCACCCTGTTCCAGCAGCATCACGCGGGCGCCGGTGCGCCCCGCCTCCAGCGCGGCTGTCAGGCCTGCGACACCGCCGCCGATGACCAGCAGATCGGCGTGGGCATAAAGATGTTCATATCGGTCCGCGTCGCGATCCTTCGGCGCCTTGCCCAAGCCGGCCGAGGCCCGGATGATCGGTTCGTAGACATGCTTCCAGAAGGCCCGCGGCCCCATGAAGGTCTTGTAGTAGAAACCCGCCGGGAAGAAGCGCGACAGCTTGCTGTTGATCGCCCCGACATCGAATTCAAGGCTCGGCCAGTGATTCTGGCTTTGCGATTCCAGCCCGTCGAACAGTTCCTGCGTGGTGGCGCGCTGGTTGGGTTCGAACCGGCCGTCCCGGCCCAGCCCCATCAGTGCATTGGGCTCTTCGGCGCCCGAAGCGACGACGCCGCGCGGGCGGTGATACTTGAAACTGCGCCCCATCAGCATCTGGTCATTCGCCAGAAGCGCCGAGGCCAGAGTATCACCTTCGAACCCACTGAAACGGCGGCCGTTGAAGGTGAATTCCAGCTTCTTGTTGCGGTCGATCCTGCGTCCGCCCTGTGCCAGTCTGCTGCTCATTGCGCGATGGCTCCCTTGTTCGTGTCTTTTCCGGCCATTGTCTTGAAACCTGTTGCGGGCGCGATCATGCGATGTCGCGCCATTTGAAACCGGGGCGTTTCTTGCGGATCAGTTCCACAAGGTCTTCGGGCGGGGTCGTGGTCTGCGCCGAATAGGTGCCGAAGACTTCCAGCGTGGCGGTATCGCGGGCGGCATGGAACCACTTGCCGCAGCCCGTCACATGGCGCCAGCGTTCGAAATGCACCCCGCGCGGATTTTCGCGGTGAAACAGGTAGGTCTCGAAGTCATCATCCGAGGATCCGGGGCCGAAACGCTTCAGATGCGCCTCTCCGCCGCCATGAAATTCGGTCTCTTCGGCAGTGACGCCGCAATAGGGGCATTCAAGCAGCAGCATGGGCGGGCTCCTGGGCAGGGGACAATTGGACAGTCGATACTTGGGACGCAAAAAGGCCGGACGCACAAGGCGTCCGGCCGAAAGGCAGGGTTGCAGGGGGCGTGAAACGGTCAGGAATCGCCGGGAAGGTCGATCTGGATCTCCGGTTCGGATTCACCCGGAAGCTCACCACCGGAATAGACGTACCAGACGACGCCCGCCAGAACGACGACGACAACGCCGAGGATGAAGGCAATCCCGACGGTGCCCGAGCCGGAGTTTCCAGAGTGATCAGCCATGTTATTTCCCTTTCACAATCATGTGTCGGGGAGAGAACGCGCCGTGGATCAGCCCGGTTCCCGAGCCCAACCATCGGGACGACACTGGCCGTAAACCCGGTGACCGATACAAGCAACGGCGCCTCTGTCAGGGCCTCGGCCTGTTGGGCACTTTTATACAAATGCCGGGAACCCACGGCGATCTTGCCGCGTTTCATAGCATAGAAGGACCGGTTGGCCCTCAAATAGCCTCTATTGCGTGGTGGCGTTAACACCTCCACAAGATTCTGTAGTACTCTTGGACGCACGGCCCTATGGCCGGCCAATTGCGAAAGAAGGTGGGCAGCATGACTGACACGATCGACTTCTCGCTCGACCTGAAGGGTTCGCGGCTGAAAACCGTCCCCTTCCGGGTCCTCGACAGCCTCGACGAACTTCCTGACACATCCGGGCTTTACGTTCTGATGGGCGGACAGCCGGGAAACAGCCCGAAGGCCCTCGCCTTCGGTTATGTCCCGACGGATCTGTCCCGGCATCTGGTTCAGCAACCCGAATTCGCCGCCGCCATCCGCGAAGGGCTGAGCTTTGTCGCCATTGCGGATCCCCTGCCCGGCGCCGATCCGCATCTGCTGGTGGACCGGTTGGGCAGCATCCATCACGCGCCGATCAACGCCTTGCGCGCCGCGATGCGCGACATTGACGACGCGCAGCTTGCGCCCGGTTCGGCCTTCATCGCCCCGCTCGCAGCGGAATAGAAGGGGCGGGACCGATTTCACGCCGGGCCCCGCTACAGGGGCCGGGCGGCAGCCGGCGCGTGCATCACCTTTGCCGGGCCTCGCCGCGCCGCGCGGCGAATACCCATCGCGGCGCAGCGAGGCGCGGCGTATCGTCGTTGCAAGGGGGCCTTCAAACGCCATTGCCGGGCCTCAATGCGCGACGCCGGCGGCGACGCTTTCGTCGATAAAGCGACCCTCACGGAACCGATCAAGGCCAAAGCCCCTGGCAAGCGGCCCCGGTGTGCCCTTGGCCATCATGTCCGCCATGGCCCAGCCCGACCCCGGGATTGCCTTGAAGCCGCCAGTGCCCCAGCCGCAGTTGATATAGCAATTGCCCAGAGGCGTGGACGAGATGATCGGGGAGCGGTCGCCGGTCATGTCGACGATCCCACCCCATTGCCGCAACATCTTGAGCCGCGAGATCATCGGGAAGGTCTCGACCAGCGCCCGCACGGTTTCCTCGACATGGTGGAAGGACCCGCGCTGCGTGTAATTGTTGTAGCCGTCCGCCCCCCCGCCGATGACCATTTCGCCCTTGTCGGATTGCGACATGTAGCCGTGCACGGTGTTGGCCATGACGACCACATCCATGCAGGGCTTGATCGGCTCGCTGACCAGCGCCTGAAGCGCGACGCTTTCGATCGGCAGACGGAAACCCGCCATTTCAGCCAGAACGCCGGAATGCCCGGCGACCACGATCCCGAGGCTGGCGCAGCCGATGGCGCCCTTCGTAGTCTGTACGCCGCTGACAGACCCCGTGGCGTCGCGATCGATGCCCGTCACCTCGCATTGCTGGATGATGTCCATGCCCATGTCCGAACAGGCGCGCGCATAGCCCCAGGCCACCGCATCGTGGCGCGCCGTGCCGCCCCGCGCCTGCCAGAGCGCACCGAGCACCGGATAACGCGGTCCGTCGATGTTGATGATCGGCAGGATTTCCTTGACCTTTTCCGGCCCGATGAATTCGGTCGTGACGCCCTGATGGGCATTGGCATGGGCGGTCCGCAGCCATCCGCGCTTTTCATGTTCGGTCTGGGCCAGCATCAGCACGCCACGTGGACTGAACATGACGTTGTAGTTCAGATCCTGGCTGAGCGTTTCATACAGGCTGCGGGCCTTTTCAAAGATCGCCGCCGAATCGTCCTGCAGGTAGTTGGACCGGATGATCGTGGTGTTGCGGCCCGTGTTGCCGCCGCCAAGCCAGCCCTTTTCGATCACCGCAACATTGGTGATGCCATGGTTCTTGCCGAGGTAATAAGCCGTCGCCAACCCATGCCCGCCGGCGCCCACGATGATAACGTCATAGCGCGGCTTGGGCTGCGGAGAGCGCCAGGCGCGTTCCCAGCCCGTGTGATGGCGGGCGGCTTCCCGGGCAATGGCAAAGGCGGAATAGCGTTTCATCGATACCTCGCGATAGGCATTTGGACAGGGCACGGCCCTGCCATGTTTCGTCGCGAACCTAGACCTTTGCGGCCCGCGCCCACGCCGCAAACCGTCACAATTCGGTGCGCTTGCGACATGTGTCAAAATGGTCCCTGCGGGGCGACGTTGACGTGCGGAAAATGTCGGAAAAGATCCGGCTCCGGCGACATTATGGCCCGCCGTTGCACAAAAATCGCCCCTTTTTCCCGCGCCCCGCAGGTATTAAGTCAGTAGGCAGCCCGTCTCATCACCGGCCCGGCGCAGTGCCATGGCCGGAATGCGACCCCGCCAATTGCCGACCCAGCCAGTTTCCGATCCGGCCAGTTTCCGATCCAGCCAGTTTCCGATCCAGCCCGTCTCCGACCCAGCCCGTCTCCGACCCGCCGCACACCACGATCCCGCTAACCCGTTCTGTTCCAAGCCCCGAGGCCGCCCGCATGTTTTTCTGGATCACCTGCTCTGCCCTAGCGCTTGGCGTGGCCGCTGTACTGGCGCGCACGATGATGACGCGGACGGCGCCGGGCCCGGACTCTCCGGCCAGTTTCGACCTTCAGATCTACCGCGACCAATTGGCCGAGGTCGACCGCGATCTGGCCCGTGGCGTGCTGCCCGAAAGCGAAGCAGGACGGCTGCGCACCGAAATCTCGCGGCGGATCCTGACGGCAGACAGCGCAGACCGCACGCCTGCAACCATCGCCACCGCAAGGGGCCCCGGCCGATGGGCAGCCCTTGCCGGATCCGGTGCCGTTCTGGCATTGGCGGTGGGGCTTTATGCCTGGCTCGGCGTGCCAGGACAGCCGGACCTGCCGCGCGCGCAGCGCATCGCCACCGCCAAGGGGCTGCTCGACTCGCGCCCCAGCCAGGCAGAGGCCGAAGCCGCCATCGGCGGCGCCATGACCTATGCGCCGGCCGTCGAGGTCTCGGAAGACTTCGAGACCCTGATGACGCGGTTGCGCAGTGCCCTGGCCGAACGCCCCGACGATGAACAGGGCCTGCGTCTGCTGGCCCGCAACGAAGCGGCCCTTGGCAACTTCCAGGCAGCCTACGACGCACAGCGCCGCCTGCTTGCGGTCGCCGGCACGCGCGCCACCGCGCAGGACCATGCCGATCACGCCGACATGCTGATCCTGTCGGCCGGTGGCACGATTTCGGCCGAGGCGGCAGAGGCGCTTCAGGCCGCGCTGCGGCTGGATCCCGGCAATGGGGCGGCGACCTATTATTCCGGCCTGCTGATGGCCCAGACCGACCGGCCCGACATTGCCTTCAACCTGTGGAACCGGCTGCTGCGGACCAGCCCCACCGATGCGCCCTGGATGGCGCCACTGCGCGCGCAGCTGCCGCAGGTGGCGCGGATGGCCGGGGAAAGCCGCTTTGAAATGCCCGCGCCGCCGGCCTCGGCCCTGACAGACCCGTCCCTGCCCGGCCCCTCGGCGGGTGATATCGCCGCGGCGCAGGACATGAGTGCGCAGGACCAGCAGGACATGATCCGCGGAATGGTCGACGGGCTGGCCAGCCGTCTGGCCAGTGACGGCGGCGTGGCCTCGGAATGGGCCCGGCTGATTGCCGCACTCGGCGTGCTGGGTGAAACCGACCGCGCCCGCGCGATTTACCAGGAAGCAGAGCAGACCTTTGCAGGCAATCCCGGTGACCTGGCGGTGATTGCCCGCGCCGGCCAGCAAGCAGGGCTTGACCAATGATCCACGAAGACGTTGCAGATTTCGCCACCGCCCTGCCGCCGTTCCGCGCCATCGCCGGGCTGGATCTGGGCGAGCGCACCATCGGCGTCGCGGTCAGCGATACCCTGCTGGGTGTCGCCACACCGCTGGAAACCATCCGGCGCAAGAAATTCGGCGTCGATGCCG
The Pseudooceanicola algae genome window above contains:
- a CDS encoding LysM peptidoglycan-binding domain-containing protein; the protein is MAGGLATGGAAIFFGWIGPQDGGKPAPAPASEIATEVDAPQPAPDAAEARQLAAVTPPETAAQAAEIPPEDAAVSDDLSPDPVAPVAEEIAEPAAPVPVPDVEAEQTAVAPSFDIVRMEGDGTALVAGQAAPNTSVSIQLDGVEIDRSLAGADGRFVSFLDITPGQAAQVMTLQGVGADGIADTLADQQVILAPVVTAAAQPATTSEAEPEIAALAAETPQATDSPASPVEPAGSVEAPQVVAAAAPVPTVLMAEGDGVQVLQQSDAPTGISGVELSTIAYDANGAVVLSGLARPGGYVRCYLDGILRATVDVGASGEWESRLTEVEPGVYSLRLDEVDDAGEVLSRVETPFERETPERIAAAQTAALGPAEQVTIQPGNTLWAIARDSYGQGVLYVRVFEANRELIRNPHLIYPGQVFTLPAAD
- a CDS encoding LOG family protein, which translates into the protein MTKASICVYCGSRPGVNPAYVQEARALGAGLAPRDWRLVYGAGDVGLMGEVARAAQTAGAETFGVIPTHLLDWEVGKRDLTRFVVTETMHERKKVMFVNSDAVVVLPGGGGTLDEFFEVLTWRQLGLHAKPIVLVNVDGYWDPLLDMIENIVTQGFTDRAVAEMITPVGDAEGALNALGQLLP
- a CDS encoding host attachment family protein; the protein is MTDIPNDCWVMVADGEKAIFLRNITDAENPNLEVIRKEEQENPSDREQSANRPGRKSDNGVGQRSAMDDTDWHELAKERFADEMADILYRLAHRGAFDKIVLVAPPKTLGELRKSIHKEVADKVIGEVPKSLTNHPVPEIEKLLKAEMAEASS
- a CDS encoding superoxide dismutase; translation: MAFELPDLPYAHDALADLGMSKETLEYHHDIHHKAYVDNGNKAIAGTEWEGKSVEEIIKGTYDANAVAQNGIFNNASQFWNHNQFWEMMGPGTSAMPGELEKALVEAFGSVDKFKEDFSAAGAGQFGSGWAWLVKDTDGSLKVTKTENGVNPLCFGQTALLGCDVWEHSYYIDFRNKRPAYLSNFLDKLVNWENVASRM
- a CDS encoding sarcosine oxidase subunit gamma, which produces MSDLMGPAPVNALNGAHFDGYVRVTEEPLRGMITLRGDLTDQSLRRVATAVTGCVMPDRRGISAQGEAAIAWMSPDELLVSLPLAETGAAMARFAADMSDPALSAVEVSHARSLFSLIGPDGLVREVIAKLAPVDMDPDAFAIGEIRRTHLGQVAAAFWCPVPGRIELVCFRSVAEYVFTILCDAAREDGIVGLYG
- a CDS encoding sarcosine oxidase subunit alpha family protein, with the translated sequence MSSRLAQGGRRIDRNKKLEFTFNGRRFSGFEGDTLASALLANDQMLMGRSFKYHRPRGVVASGAEEPNALMGLGRDGRFEPNQRATTQELFDGLESQSQNHWPSLEFDVGAINSKLSRFFPAGFYYKTFMGPRAFWKHVYEPIIRASAGLGKAPKDRDADRYEHLYAHADLLVIGGGVAGLTAALEAGRTGARVMLLEQGAHWGGRAPVSGGEVGGTSVADHVTAMVAELTAMPNVTLRLRCMGAGVYDHGYVLGYERLTDHLGDKAGPRHRLWRIRARQVMVATGAIERPIAFAGNDVPGVMLAGALRDYICDYGVAVGDRVVIVTNNDDAYRTALAVRQAGLDVAAVIDMRPAGGGALAFQAREAGIRVENGRAVAHVSGGKRVTGVALCAQAGSGAVIEEIPCDAVAMSGGWSPAVHLWSHCGGKLIWDDDRAMFRPDPSRAPTGGEGTPFVLTAGAASGAQTLSETLGDAGEAGRLACERLGLAPGDHQPAQVTEPAEIPLAPAWVMPEGADYKLRSKSWLDFQNDVKVTDVQLAAAEGFESVEHAKRYTTLGMATDQGKLSNINGLAILSKELNVTIPEVGTTTFRPPYTPISMGAIAGSARDAAFQPLRKTPLYDWHEANGAHWEPVGHWRRPYCYPKAGESHADAVAREVTAVRERVGLLDASTLGKLIVRGPDAGKFLDLIYTNMMSTLKPGRCRYGLVCNENGFLMDDGVVARLDEHSFLVHTTTGGAENVHAHMEEWLQTEWWDLKVHVVNVTEQYAQIAVVGPQARQLLEVLGTPEISAEALPFMAWADRLVGGIPVRIYRISFSGELSYELAVPAGQGRALWDELVAAGRGFDAVPYGTEALHVLRAEKGFIMIGDETDGTVIPQDLGLNWAISKKKDDFIGKRGQLRSHFEDAERWKLVGLETVDGSVIEDGAYILDVGQNDKDQRNMQGRVTSTYHSPTLNRGIAMALLKRGPERMGETVDVTKLAGGSVKAKVVDPVFYDKAGEKQNV
- a CDS encoding sarcosine oxidase subunit delta translates to MLLLECPYCGVTAEETEFHGGGEAHLKRFGPGSSDDDFETYLFHRENPRGVHFERWRHVTGCGKWFHAARDTATLEVFGTYSAQTTTPPEDLVELIRKKRPGFKWRDIA
- a CDS encoding sarcosine oxidase subunit beta family protein yields the protein MKRYSAFAIAREAARHHTGWERAWRSPQPKPRYDVIIVGAGGHGLATAYYLGKNHGITNVAVIEKGWLGGGNTGRNTTIIRSNYLQDDSAAIFEKARSLYETLSQDLNYNVMFSPRGVLMLAQTEHEKRGWLRTAHANAHQGVTTEFIGPEKVKEILPIINIDGPRYPVLGALWQARGGTARHDAVAWGYARACSDMGMDIIQQCEVTGIDRDATGSVSGVQTTKGAIGCASLGIVVAGHSGVLAEMAGFRLPIESVALQALVSEPIKPCMDVVVMANTVHGYMSQSDKGEMVIGGGADGYNNYTQRGSFHHVEETVRALVETFPMISRLKMLRQWGGIVDMTGDRSPIISSTPLGNCYINCGWGTGGFKAIPGSGWAMADMMAKGTPGPLARGFGLDRFREGRFIDESVAAGVAH
- the ccmI gene encoding c-type cytochrome biogenesis protein CcmI, which encodes MFFWITCSALALGVAAVLARTMMTRTAPGPDSPASFDLQIYRDQLAEVDRDLARGVLPESEAGRLRTEISRRILTADSADRTPATIATARGPGRWAALAGSGAVLALAVGLYAWLGVPGQPDLPRAQRIATAKGLLDSRPSQAEAEAAIGGAMTYAPAVEVSEDFETLMTRLRSALAERPDDEQGLRLLARNEAALGNFQAAYDAQRRLLAVAGTRATAQDHADHADMLILSAGGTISAEAAEALQAALRLDPGNGAATYYSGLLMAQTDRPDIAFNLWNRLLRTSPTDAPWMAPLRAQLPQVARMAGESRFEMPAPPASALTDPSLPGPSAGDIAAAQDMSAQDQQDMIRGMVDGLASRLASDGGVASEWARLIAALGVLGETDRARAIYQEAEQTFAGNPGDLAVIARAGQQAGLDQ